Proteins encoded together in one Accipiter gentilis chromosome 16, bAccGen1.1, whole genome shotgun sequence window:
- the GDF7 gene encoding growth/differentiation factor 7 codes for MRLRAATAALCLCLLGACRLRRGLEAAAVRGPSAAAPRRPSAAAPSSASSSSSSSAAAASAAAAASPFSSPPRRAGALRNGTVVPHHYMVALYQRLAARRAPARRADTVTGFAERARSDASPSAPEQQYLFDISSLPEAEEVTGAELRVLRALPENRSLALSPEGTFHHLLLFTCPSRDGEEPRLLDSRAADILDAGSSRWEAFDVWEALQDRRERSLSGKLLCFLLRIVSDQSGRLLPPRQLGFSKPRPQPHERALLVAFSRTQRKENLFKEIRDKIKALGSPPFLEPPDPGQEAYSKRRKRRTTVAARSGGRGHGKKAKTRCSRKPLHVNFKELGWDDWIIAPLDYEAYHCEGVCDFPLRSHLEPTNHAIIQTLMNSMDPESTPPSCCVPSKLSPISILYIDSGNNVVYKQYEDMVVETCGCR; via the exons ATGCGCCTccgcgccgccaccgccgccctctgcctctgcctgctgggCGCCTGCCGCCTCCGCCGCGGGCTGGAGGCCGCCGCCGTGCGCGGCCCGTCGGCGGCCGCTCCCCGGCGACCCTCGGCAGCCGCGCcttcctccgcctcctcctcctcctcctcctccgccgccgccgcctccgccgccgccgccgcctcccccttctcctccccgccGCGGAGGGCCGGGGCTCTCCGCAACGGCACCGTGGTGCCGCACCACTACATGGTGGCCCTCTACCAGCGCCtggccgcccgccgcgcccccgcccgccgcgccgacACGGTGACGGGCTTCGCGGAGCGGGCGCGCAGCG ATGCCTCCCCGTCTGCCCCCGAGCAGCAATACCTCTTCGACATCTCCAGCCTGCCCGAGGCAGAGGAGGTGACGGGCGCGGAGCTGCGGGTCCTGCGTGCCCTCCCCGAAAACCGGAGCTTGGCCCTGTCCCCCGAAGGCACcttccaccacctcctcctcttcacttGCCCAAGCCGGGACGGCGAAGAACCCCGGCTGTTGGACTCCAGGGCTGCAGACATTTTGGACGCGGGCTCCTCCAGATGGGAGGCGTTTGATGTCTGGGAAGCCCTGCAGGATCGGAGGGAGAGGTCTCTCTCGGGCAAGCTGCTGTGCTTTCTGCTGAGGATCGTCTCGGATCAGTCGGGGCGGCTCCTGCCCCCCCGGCAGCTGGGGTTCAGCAAACCCCGGCCGCAGCCCCACGAGCGAGCCCTGCTCGTGGCCTTCTCCCGCACCCAGAGGAAGGAGAACCTCTTCAAGGAGATCCGGGATAAGATCAAGGCCCTGGGCAGCCCCCCCTTCCTGGAGCCCCCCGATCCCGGCCAGGAGGCGTACTCCAAGCGGAGGAAGAGACGGACCACCGTCGCCGCCCGGTCTGGGGGCAGAGGCCATGGGAAGAAGGCGAAGACCCGCTGCAGCAGGAAGCCCCTGCACGTGAACTtcaaggagctgggctgggacGACTGGATAATCGCCCCCCTGGATTACGAGGCGTATCACTGCGAGGGGGTCTGCGACTTTCCCCTGCGCTCGCACCTGGAGCCCACCAACCACGCCATCATCCAGACCCTGATGAACTCCATGGACCCGGAGtccaccccccccagctgctgcgTGCCCTCCAAGCTCAGCCCCATCAGCATCCTCTACATAGACTCCGGGAACAATGTGGTTTACAAACAGTACGAGGACATGGTCGTGGAGACGTGCGGCTGCAGGTAG